The Pirellulales bacterium genome has a window encoding:
- a CDS encoding serine hydrolase domain-containing protein, translating to MNAIQNRIAPLILIAAVAISFNRLRAAESHGTALQPSAPDAVGMDADKLAKIGPRMRQFVADKQIAGAVTFVARSGVVVHLEAVGSADIAHDRPMTIDSLFAIASMTKPITATAIMILQDEGKLSVDDPVSKYIPQFKDVRLGDHPPARPITIRDLMTHTAGISSPNGKGRGAATSLRETAERIAAEPLQFEPGSKWKYSDGITVCGAIIEAVSGKPYDEFLRERIFEPLKMTDTTFFPDTKARLRLATMYHRTKDGELEAVERTFSSADPAQRRTPSPSGGLYSTASDMARFYQMALGRLIHSANPLDGQLNGPGSHVVSRAAVEQMTRVQTGEIVTGFTPGNGWGLGWCIVRQPQGITRMLSPGTFGHGGAFGTQGWIDPKRELILVLMVQRNDFGNSDASEVREAFQQLAVAAVRAE from the coding sequence ATGAACGCCATTCAGAATCGAATCGCTCCACTGATTCTAATCGCTGCTGTCGCCATTTCGTTCAACCGGTTGCGCGCCGCAGAATCGCACGGGACGGCCCTTCAACCGAGCGCGCCGGACGCCGTCGGAATGGATGCCGACAAGCTAGCGAAGATCGGCCCGCGGATGCGGCAATTCGTCGCCGATAAACAGATCGCCGGGGCGGTGACGTTCGTGGCGCGGTCGGGAGTGGTGGTCCATCTCGAGGCAGTCGGGTCGGCCGACATCGCCCACGACCGTCCGATGACGATCGACTCCCTGTTCGCGATCGCATCGATGACGAAGCCGATCACGGCCACCGCGATCATGATCCTCCAAGACGAAGGAAAGCTCTCGGTGGACGATCCGGTCTCGAAATACATCCCGCAATTCAAGGATGTGCGGCTCGGCGATCATCCGCCGGCTCGGCCGATCACGATCCGCGACCTGATGACCCATACCGCGGGGATCAGTTCGCCCAACGGGAAAGGGCGGGGAGCGGCCACGTCGCTCCGCGAGACTGCGGAACGAATTGCCGCCGAGCCGCTTCAGTTCGAGCCTGGCTCCAAGTGGAAGTATAGCGATGGAATCACGGTGTGCGGCGCGATCATCGAGGCCGTGTCGGGGAAACCCTATGACGAATTCCTGCGGGAGCGCATCTTCGAGCCGCTGAAGATGACCGACACGACGTTTTTTCCAGACACCAAAGCGCGGCTGCGCCTAGCGACCATGTACCATCGCACCAAGGACGGCGAGTTGGAGGCCGTAGAAAGAACTTTCTCATCCGCCGATCCGGCTCAGCGCCGCACGCCGAGCCCGTCCGGCGGCCTGTACTCGACGGCGTCCGACATGGCCCGGTTCTATCAAATGGCCCTTGGCCGGTTGATCCACAGCGCTAACCCACTCGACGGCCAGTTAAATGGGCCCGGTAGTCATGTCGTCTCTCGAGCGGCTGTCGAGCAGATGACCCGCGTGCAGACGGGCGAAATTGTCACCGGTTTCACGCCGGGCAACGGCTGGGGATTGGGCTGGTGCATTGTCCGCCAGCCACAAGGGATCACCCGGATGCTCTCCCCGGGCACGTTCGGCCACGGCGGCGCGTTTGGCACCCAAGGCTGGATCGACCCGAAGCGCGAGCTGATCCTCGTGTTGATGGTCCAGCGGAACGATTTCGGCAACAGCGACGCCTCGGAAGTCCGCGAGGCATTCCAACAACTCGCCGTCGCCGCCGTGCGCGCGGAATAG
- a CDS encoding class I SAM-dependent methyltransferase — MAIDEAKMQAFLGQAVGDIGAAMSAVLALIGDKLGLYKAMAGAGPLSAAELARRTGTSERYIREWLGNQAAGGYVSYDPTTETYTLPPEQAAALADETSPFFVSGAFQVIAAMFKAEPKMVENFRSGGGLAWGEHDCQLFAGTERFFRPNYRGNLIASWIPALTGVREKLTAGGKVADVGCGHGASTILMAESFPKSRFFGFDNHAASIETARKRAAEAGVADRVTFDVAGSTDYPGRDFDFVAHFDCLHDMGDPVGAARHVAETLGRDGAWMVVEPLASDRVEENLNPVGRVFYAASTMICVPASLAYHGPALGAQAGEARLREVITAGGFTRLRRAAQTPFNLVLEARL, encoded by the coding sequence ATGGCAATCGACGAAGCGAAGATGCAGGCGTTTCTTGGTCAGGCGGTCGGGGACATCGGAGCGGCGATGAGCGCCGTGCTGGCGCTGATCGGCGACAAGCTGGGATTGTATAAAGCGATGGCCGGCGCCGGGCCGCTGAGCGCGGCGGAACTCGCCCGGCGAACCGGCACCTCCGAGCGCTATATTCGCGAATGGCTCGGGAATCAGGCGGCCGGCGGGTATGTCAGTTACGATCCGACGACCGAGACGTACACGCTCCCGCCTGAGCAGGCCGCGGCGCTTGCCGATGAGACGAGCCCGTTTTTCGTGTCGGGCGCGTTTCAAGTGATTGCCGCCATGTTCAAGGCCGAGCCGAAGATGGTAGAAAACTTTCGCAGCGGCGGCGGGCTGGCCTGGGGCGAGCACGACTGCCAACTCTTCGCCGGCACCGAGCGGTTCTTTCGGCCGAACTATCGCGGGAACCTGATCGCCTCGTGGATTCCGGCCTTGACCGGGGTCCGCGAAAAACTGACCGCGGGGGGTAAAGTGGCCGACGTCGGTTGCGGGCACGGTGCCTCGACCATTCTGATGGCCGAATCGTTTCCCAAGAGCCGTTTCTTCGGATTCGATAATCATGCCGCGTCGATCGAGACGGCGCGCAAGCGGGCGGCCGAAGCGGGCGTGGCGGACCGAGTGACGTTCGACGTCGCCGGATCGACTGACTACCCCGGCCGCGACTTCGATTTCGTCGCCCATTTCGACTGTCTGCACGATATGGGAGACCCGGTTGGGGCGGCGCGGCACGTCGCGGAAACGCTCGGTCGCGATGGCGCATGGATGGTGGTCGAGCCGCTGGCCAGCGACCGAGTCGAGGAGAACCTGAATCCGGTCGGGCGGGTGTTTTACGCCGCGTCGACGATGATCTGCGTGCCGGCTTCGCTCGCCTATCACGGGCCGGCGCTCGGCGCGCAAGCCGGGGAAGCGCGGCTGCGAGAAGTGATCACCGCCGGCGGATTCACGCGCCTGCGCCGCGCGGCCCAGACGCCGTTCAATCTGGTGCTCGAAGCGCGGCTTTAG
- a CDS encoding discoidin domain-containing protein, which yields MTLEDAWRLLFLPPKCAIARVFAGRTRRATWPLIAALSVLACGRVPIFAAEPVNLALNKPASSSSIENDEHDAAKANDGDAETRWSADDEPEGGPEWWQVDLEKPFDLSGCQIRWPFDGKRYRYKVEGSTDGKHWSLLSDQSKTTSTSQLHDLKFEHARQVRRVKITVTELDEGCWAGISEVKVFGIQHSEGTSR from the coding sequence ATGACGCTAGAGGACGCATGGCGACTGCTTTTTTTGCCGCCGAAGTGCGCGATTGCCCGCGTTTTCGCGGGGCGGACGCGGCGGGCGACGTGGCCTCTGATTGCGGCCCTTTCCGTGCTGGCCTGCGGGCGAGTTCCGATTTTTGCCGCGGAGCCCGTCAACTTGGCCTTGAACAAGCCGGCATCGAGTTCGTCGATTGAGAACGATGAGCACGACGCGGCCAAGGCGAACGACGGCGATGCGGAGACTCGCTGGTCCGCCGACGACGAACCGGAGGGAGGGCCGGAGTGGTGGCAGGTCGATCTCGAAAAACCCTTCGACCTCTCCGGTTGCCAGATCCGCTGGCCTTTCGACGGAAAAAGATACCGCTACAAGGTCGAAGGCTCGACCGACGGTAAGCACTGGTCGCTGCTGAGCGACCAATCAAAAACCACCTCCACATCGCAGCTTCACGACCTCAAGTTCGAGCATGCTCGCCAGGTCCGTCGCGTGAAGATCACCGTGACGGAGCTTGATGAGGGCTGCTGGGCGGGCATTAGTGAAGTCAAAGTCTTCGGCATCCAACATTCAGAAGGAACATCACGATGA